The following coding sequences lie in one Eremothecium sinecaudum strain ATCC 58844 chromosome IV, complete sequence genomic window:
- a CDS encoding cation diffusion facilitator family transporter (Syntenic homolog of Ashbya gossypii ABR129C; Syntenic homolog of Saccharomyces cerevisiae YMR243C (ZRC1) and YOR316C (COT1)), whose product MLSNKEIRIVSLLVIDTVFFLLEVIIGYAVHSLALIADSFHMLNDIVSLIVALWAVNVAKNRNPDAKYTYGWRRAEILGALINAVFLIALCVSIVIEAIQRFFEPQEITNPKLVLYVGTAGLLSNILGLFLFHDHGHSHSHNNHSDPELNKSGGHEHSHMNNETSDSDTDGIQEFFPSTVVERFASQSACSESTPLTAKKHFSHTSSAEEHSEHQPPQKSLNMHGVFLHVLGDALGNVGVIITAIFIWKTNYSWRYYSDPFISLVITCIIFSSALPLSRKASRILLQATPSTISADEIKAEILNVPGVLSIHDFHIWNLTESFFIASLHVHIDCSQDTYIDTARIIRSIFHKYGIHSATVQPEFIGANGVSDDSLRKFTRIAGGGLGSSTSINDPDNDAFKNQSYTYGSTNSNTGCLLDDAANCNSDSCLPQ is encoded by the coding sequence ATGCTATCTAACAAAGAAATAAGGATTGTGTCATTGCTAGTGATCGATACGGTGTTCTTCTTACTAGAGGTTATTATTGGTTATGCTGTTCATTCGTTAGCGTTAATTGCTGATTCCTTTCACATGTTGAACGATATTGTGTCTCTAATAGTGGCACTCTGGGCTGTTAACGTTGCGAAGAATAGGAACCCCGATGCAAAGTACACGTATGGATGGAGAAGAGCAGAGATATTAGGCGCTTTGATTAATGCAGTGTTTTTGATTGCACTTTGTGTGTCCATCGTGATCGAAGCGATTCAAAGATTTTTTGAACCACAAGAGATAACGAACCCAAAACTAGTTTTGTATGTGGGTACCGCAGGGTTGTTGTCAAACATATTGGGGCTATTCTTGTTCCACGACCATGGTCATAGTCACTCGCATAATAACCATTCTGATCCTGAGTTGAATAAATCCGGTGGACATGAGCATTCACACATGAATAACGAGACTAGTGATTCTGATACGGATGGGATCCAGGAATTCTTTCCTTCTACGGTCGTTGAAAGATTTGCAAGCCAATCAGCGTGCAGTGAGAGCACTCCTTTGACAGCTAAAAAGCACTTTAGTCACACTTCTTCAGCGGAAGAACATTCCGAACACCAGCCTCCGCAAAAATCGTTGAATATGCATGGGGTCTTTTTACACGTTCTTGGGGATGCACTTGGTAATGTAGGTGTTATTATCACCGCAATTTTCATTTGGAAGACCAACTATTCTTGGAGGTACTACTCTGATCCATTTATTTCGTTGGTTATTACCTGCATTATATTCTCGTCAGCTTTGCCACTATCTAGGAAAGCTTCTAGGATTTTGTTACAAGCTACACCTTCTACAATATCAGCAGATGAAATTAAAGCTGAAATACTAAATGTACCTGGCGTGCTCTCTATCCATGACTTCCACATTTGGAATCTAACAGAGTCTTTTTTTATTGCTTCGCTCCATGTACACATCGACTGTTCTCAAGATACTTACATTGATACTGCAAGGATTATAAGATCTATATTCCATAAGTACGGTATCCACTCAGCCACTGTACAGCCAGAGTTTATTGGTGCAAATGGTGTCAGCGATGACTCGCTGAGAAAGTTCACCAGGATTGCTGGCGGAGGGTTGGGATCCTCAACTTCTATTAATGACCCAGATAATGACGCCTTTAAGAATCAATCTTATACGTACGGTTCTACGAATAGCAATACGGGATGCTTACTCGATGACGCTGCAAACTGCAATTCAGATAGCTGCTTACCACAGTAG
- the COA6 gene encoding Coa6p (Syntenic homolog of Ashbya gossypii AEL313C; Syntenic homolog of Saccharomyces cerevisiae YMR244C-A), with protein sequence MGWFSKQKEMDDQTKPATRSARKQCWESRDEYFKCLDKINVVNALDPKNADMIKSHCKAEETKFDQDCATSWIKYFKEKRVVDIKKEKMLQNMEKEGAQLVNLGFVPPSAPK encoded by the coding sequence ATGGGTTGGTTCAGCAAACAAAAGGAGATGGATGACCAGACAAAGCCAGCTACTCGATCCGCTAGGAAACAGTGCTGGGAAAGCAGAGACGAATACTTTAAATGCCTTGACAAAATAAATGTTGTTAATGCGCTGGATCCTAAAAATGCCGACATGATTAAAAGCCACTGTAAAGCCGAGGAGACGAAGTTTGACCAGGACTGCGCTACAAGCTGGATTAAGTACTTCAAGGAAAAGAGGGTTGTGGATATCAAGAAGGAGAAGATGCTGCAGAACATGGAAAAGGAGGGTGCGCAACTAGTCAACCTAGGCTTCGTGCCACCCTCAGCACCCAAGTAG
- the GYP8 gene encoding GTPase-activating protein GYP8 (Syntenic homolog of Ashbya gossypii AFR154C; Syntenic homolog of Saccharomyces cerevisiae YFL027C (GYP8)), which yields MSDSIFSSCASISNSDFLVDDKSLILLGDDGQSGLKLQILESCLDNVSEQLPICLKLGLSRNGFVDHRLRKPLWYHILSSRLCRNDSTSEGMPALVRVDSGYSGAEICGDNEQEDTTIVNEKYSELLDGDERQVELDVRRSFGFIEDVNEKEKLREILKSTILKFLRKYPELRYYQGYHDVVSVFVMVFQDGQASDMCTPECSKLERVPSSGRSSKDEGIMTSDIDIEEADMFTTVEIFTLLYLRDFMMDTLDFTIHHLRIISLLVQAECPKFYEEVKLATVNPFFALSAILTLFSHELKPDFDETSPLYQIFDMVISSGSMMLPLVIYASILLELKDDILFKCKTQADLFENNTDLIHGVIQQVLQANRSVEQWNSILDRSRSYLEAQQETSSAFSVEKYDWINPYSVLRTSPANEEYYTRGELRTIISQEVKASHESVLSVTPECNSEEKKSRSWTHYIPFINLAPFWRWPIYVVVFALLFRAYNQNQLSTYGLWAMKYCAGRIGRITSGMSVPRTLNYVGIGDLSWFYNSINPLYEMHSP from the coding sequence ATGTCAGATAGTATATTTTCTAGTTGTGCTAGTATTTCAAATTCGGATTTTCTAGTGGATGATAAATCGCTAATACTACTAGGTGATGATGGTCAATCAGGACTTAAACTACAAATTCTGGAATCGTGTCTTGATAATGTAAGTGAGCAGCTCCCAATATGCTTGAAATTGGGCCTATCTCGCAATGGTTTTGTAGATCATCGGCTGAGAAAACCACTATGGTATCATATTCTTTCAAGCAGACTATGCCGGAATGACTCAACTAGTGAAGGAATGCCAGCGCTTGTACGGGTTGATTCAGGCTACTCTGGTGCAGAAATTTGTGGTGATAATGAGCAGGAGGATACAACTATAGTTAATGAGAAATATAGCGAGTTGCTAGATGGTGATGAGCGTCAGGTTGAATTGGATGTAAGGCGGTCTTTTGGGTTTATTGAGGACGTAAATGAGAAGGAGAAGTTGCGGGAGATTCTAAAAAGTACTATTTTGAAGTTTCTTAGGAAATACCCGGAATTACGTTATTACCAGGGCTATCATGACGTTGTTAGTGTGTTTGTTATGGTATTCCAAGATGGCCAGGCGTCTGATATGTGTACCCCTGAATGCTCAAAGCTAGAAAGAGTACCTTCGTCGGGTCGAAGCAGCAAAGACGAGGGAATAATGACGTCAGAtattgatattgaagagGCAGACATGTTTACCACGGTTGAGATATTTACCCTTCTGTACTTGCGCGACTTCATGATGGATACCCTGGACTTCACCATACATCATTTGCGCATTATTTCACTGTTAGTCCAGGCTGAATGCCCTAAGTTTTACGAGGAAGTTAAGCTAGCCACAGTGAATCCATTCTTTGCCCTTTCTGCCATTCTTACTTTATTCAGTCATGAATTGAAGCCCGATTTTGATGAGACATCACCTTTGTATCAAATATTTGATATGGTGATATCTTCAGGGAGTATGATGCTTCCGCTCGTGATCTACGCAAGTATTTTGCTTGAGCTTAAGGATGACATATTGTTTAAGTGCAAAACACAAGCCGATTTGTTTGAAAACAATACCGATTTAATCCATGGGGTTATACAGCAAGTCCTCCAAGCCAACCGTAGTGTGGAACAATGGAATAGTATTTTGGACAGGAGTCGTTCTTATCTGGAGGCACAGCAAGAGACTTCATCGGCTTTTAGTGTTGAGAAATACGATTGGATAAACCCGTACAGTGTGTTACGGACTTCCCCCGCTAACGAAGAATACTATACGAGGGGGGAACTCCGAACTATAATATCCCAGGAAGTAAAGGCAAGTCATGAAAGCGTACTATCGGTAACACCTGAATGTAATAGTGAAGAAAAAAAATCGAGAAGCTGGACCCATTATATTCCGTTCATAAACCTTGCTCCATTCTGGAGGTGGCCAATTTACGTGGTAGTTTTTGCGCTGTTGTTTAGAGCTTACAATCAAAACCAGTTGAGCACATACGGACTTTGGGCTATGAAGTATTGCGCTGGAAGAATCGGTCGTATTACATCAGGTATGTCAGTACCCCGGACTCTAAATTATGTCGGAATTGGTGATTTATCGTGGTTTTAcaattcaataaatccaCTATACGAGATGCATTCCCCGTAA
- the SPS4 gene encoding Sps4p (Syntenic homolog of Ashbya gossypii ABR127C; Syntenic homolog of Saccharomyces cerevisiae YOR313C (SPS4)) — protein sequence MSKIFHKKERREEEAAPQVEEIPSVQNEAQIPADNKCRTMTHINSYPLVQQTKHILRRFPPTRVVLSNTKPIIIGAVTSKPMTLVRPVTGIADRVFDKTLSVTEMIVPSMKTKTYQRLGEEIMLPYTITKTVAQKTTSTAKYALRTYFFEPTHEQVLKFRKYYNEKIIDTHGKPLIRGTLDCIVGPVNRRYESLIIKVLPEGKPVPTTGFTNECDRNLALTCNMIGRLGPAAVKKTSAILFSPCNYVKHVNDVFNDNLDRLENLQWANSWKAAKNAIAELNGETLEHVKNFIPGNRTKPANGNGNNPPSGDTDMVTATVVDPDKDAAEKASEAQKSVPSTE from the coding sequence ATGTCTAAAATATTCCACAAGAAAGAACGTCgtgaagaagaagctgCCCCCCAGGTAGAGGAGATTCCCTCTGTTCAAAATGAGGCCCAAATACCTGCTGACAACAAATGCAGAACGATGACACACATCAATTCATATCCATTGGTGCAACAAACGAAGCACATTTTGCGCCGTTTTCCTCCTACAAGAGTCGTATTATCGAATACAAAGCCTATCATTATTGGAGCCGTTACTTCTAAACCAATGACACTAGTGAGGCCTGTAACAGGCATTGCAGACCGTGTCTTTGACAAGACGTTATCTGTTACGGAAATGATTGTCCCATCCATGAAGACGAAGACATATCAGAGACTAGGTGAAGAGATTATGCTACCATACACAATCACAAAGACTGTGGCCCAGAAGACAACATCCACAGCCAAGTATGCGCTGCGCACGTACTTCTTCGAACCAACCCATGAACAAGTTTTAAAGTTCAGAAAGTACTATAATGAAAAAATCATTGATACACATGGAAAGCCACTCATTAGAGGTACGTTAGACTGTATTGTAGGACCGGTGAACAGACGCTACGAAAGTCTTATCATAAAAGTGCTACCAGAGGGTAAACCAGTGCCTACCACTGGTTTCACTAATGAGTGTGACCGGAACTTGGCCTTGACATGCAACATGATCGGACGTCTGGGACCTGCCGCTGTCAAGAAAACATCTGCTATCCTTTTCAGCCCATGTAACTACGTTAAGCACGTCAACGACGTCTTTAACGACAACTTGGACCGACTGGAGAATTTGCAATGGGCAAACTCATGGAAAGCTGCTAAGAATGCAATTGCAGAGTTGAATGGTGAGACTCTTGAACATGTCAAGAATTTCATCCCAGGAAACCGCACCAAGCCAGCTAATGGCAACGGCAACAACCCCCCATCGGGAGATACTGATATGGTAACCGCAACTGTCGTAGATCCCGATAAAGATGCCGCGGAAAAGGCCAGTGAGGCCCAGAAATCCGTACCCAGTACCGAATAG
- the RPL20B gene encoding 60S ribosomal protein eL20 (Syntenic homolog of Ashbya gossypii AFR330C; Syntenic homolog of Saccharomyces cerevisiae YOR312C (RPL20B) and YMR242C (RPL20A); Unclear intron boundaries): MDMGSRCLLALKEYQVIGRRLPSESVPEPKLFRMRVFAPNEVVAKSRYWYFLQKLHKVKKASGDVVSVNVISEARPTKVKNFGVWVRYDSRSGTHNMYKEIRDVTRVGAVESLYQDMAARHRARFRSIHILKVVELEKTADVKRPYVKQFLTKDLKFPLPHRIQKSEKLFAYKRPTTFY; this comes from the exons ATGGATATGGGGAGTAGATGTCTGC TGGCTTTAAAGGAATACCAAGTTATCGGCCGTCGTTTGCCCAGTGAATCCGTTCCAGAACCTAAGTTGTTCAGAATGAGGGTGTTTGCTCCAAACGAGGTTGTTGCCAAGTCCCGTTACTGGTACTTCTTGCAGAAGTTGCACAAGGTTAAGAAGGCCTCTGGTGATGTGGTTTCAGTCAACGTTATCAGCGAAGCTCGCCCAACCAAGGTGAAGAACTTCGGTGTCTGGGTTAGATACGACTCCAGATCTGGTACCCACAACATGTACAAGGAGATCAGAGACGTTACCAGAGTCGGTGCTGTCGAGTCTTTGTACCAAGACATGGCTGCCAGACACAGAGCTAGATTTAGATCTATTCACATCTTGAAGGTTGTCGAATTGGAGAAGACCGCCGACGTCAAGAGACCATACGTCAAGCAATTCTTGACCAAGGACTTGAAGTTCCCATTGCCACACAGAATCCAAAAGTCCGAGAAGCTCTTTGCTTACAAGAGACCAACTACCTTCTATTAG